A stretch of the Gracilinanus agilis isolate LMUSP501 chromosome 4, AgileGrace, whole genome shotgun sequence genome encodes the following:
- the UBE2Z gene encoding ubiquitin-conjugating enzyme E2 Z has product MSIYKEPPPGMFVVPDPLDMTKIHALITGPFDTPYEGGFFLFVFRCPPDYPIHPPRVKLMTTGNNTVRFNPNFYRNGKVCLSILGTWTGPAWSPAQSISSVLISIQSLMTENPYHNEPGFEQERHPGDSKNYNECIRHETIRVAVCDMLEGKCPCPEPLRGVMEKSFMEYYDFYEVVCKDRLHLQGQTMQDPFGEKRGHFDYQSLLTRLGAIRLKVQEKHQQDSAEIDSDSSSSETETDTQGSSRA; this is encoded by the exons ATGTCCATTTATAAGGAGCCTCCGCCTGGAATGTTTGTTGTGCCTGATCCCCTTGACATGACTAAG attcaTGCATTGATCACAGGCCCATTTGACACTCCTTATGAAGGGGGTTTCTTCTTGTTCGTGTTTCGCTGTCCTCCAGATTATCCTATCCACCCACCACGGGTCAAACTGATGACAACGGGCAATAACACAGTGAGGTTTAACCCCAACTTCTACCGCAATGGGAAAGTCTGCCTGAGTATTCTGGG TACTTGGACTGGCCCTGCCTGGAGCCCAGCCCAGAGTATCTCCTCCGTGCTTATCTCCATCCAGTCACTAATGACTGAAAACCCCTACCACAATGAGCCTGGCTTTGAGCAG GAGAGACACCCAGGAGACAGCAAAAACTACAATGAGTGCATCCGGCATGAAACCATTAGAGTGGCAGTCTGTGACATGTTGGAAGGGAAGTGTCCCTGCCCTGAGCCCCTAAG GGGTGTAATGGAGAAGTCCTTTATGGAGTATTATGACTTCTATGAGGTGGTGTGCAAAGACCGACTACACCTCCAGGGCCAGACAATGCAG GACCCTTTTGGGGAGAAGCGGGGCCACTTTGACTACCAATCTCTCTTGACTCGCCTCGGGGCAATTCGCCTGAAGGTACAGGAGAAACACCAGCAGGACAGTGCTGAAATAGACTCTGACAGCAGTTCATctgaaacagagacagacacacagggGAGCTCAAGGGCCTAG
- the SNF8 gene encoding vacuolar-sorting protein SNF8 isoform X2 produces MHRRGVGAGAIAKKKLAEMSKQLDMFKTNLEEFASKHKQEIRKNPQFRLQFQDMCATIGVDPLASGKGFWSEMLGVGDFYYELGVQIIEVCLALKHRNGGLITLEELHQQVLKGRGKFAQDVSQDDLIRAIKKLKALGTGFSIIPVGGTYLVQSVPAELNMDHTVVLQLAEKNGYVTVSEIKASLKWETERARQVLEHLLKEGLAWLDLQAPGEAHYWLPALFTDLYSQEITAEEAREALP; encoded by the exons ATGCACCGCCGCGGGGTGGGCGCCGGCGCCATTGCCAAGAAGAAGCTGGCCGAG ATGTCAAAGCAGCTGGACATGTTCAAGACCAACTTGGAAGAATTTGCCAGCAAACACAAGCAAGAAATCCGGAAGAATCCTCAGTTCCGATTGCAGTTCCAGGACATGTGTGCCACCATTGGGGTTGATCCTTTGGCCT CTGGAAAAGGATTTTGGTCTGAAATGTTGGGTGTTGGAGACTTTTATTATGAGCTGGGTGTTCAGATTATTGAAGTGTGTTTGGCACTAAAGCATCGGAATGGAG GTCTGATCACTTTGGAGGAGCTACACCAGCAGGTGTTGAAGGGAAGGGGCAAGTTTGCTCAGGATGTCAGCCA agaTGACCTTATCCGAGCCATCAAGAAACTGAAAGCTCTGGGCACTGGCTTCAGCATCATTCCTGTGGGAGGCACTTACCTGGTCCAGTCAGTCCCTGCTGAACTCAACATGGATCATACTGTGGTACTGCAGCTGGCAGAG AAAAATGGTTACGTGACAGTCAGTGAAATCAAAGCAAGTCTCAAATGGGAGACTGAGAGAGCTCGGCAAGTGCTG GAGCACCTACTGAAAGAAGGATTGGCTTGGCTGGACCTGCAGGCTCCAGGGGAGGCACACTACTGGCTGCCAGCTCTCTTCACAGACCTATACTCCCAGGAGATCACAGCTGAGGAAGCCAGGGAGGCCCTCCCCTGA
- the SNF8 gene encoding vacuolar-sorting protein SNF8 isoform X1 gives MHRRGVGAGAIAKKKLAEAKYKERGTVLAEDQLAQMSKQLDMFKTNLEEFASKHKQEIRKNPQFRLQFQDMCATIGVDPLASGKGFWSEMLGVGDFYYELGVQIIEVCLALKHRNGGLITLEELHQQVLKGRGKFAQDVSQDDLIRAIKKLKALGTGFSIIPVGGTYLVQSVPAELNMDHTVVLQLAEKNGYVTVSEIKASLKWETERARQVLEHLLKEGLAWLDLQAPGEAHYWLPALFTDLYSQEITAEEAREALP, from the exons ATGCACCGCCGCGGGGTGGGCGCCGGCGCCATTGCCAAGAAGAAGCTGGCCGAG GCCAAATATAAGGAACGGGGCACTGTTCTGGCCGAGGACCAGCTGGCCCAG ATGTCAAAGCAGCTGGACATGTTCAAGACCAACTTGGAAGAATTTGCCAGCAAACACAAGCAAGAAATCCGGAAGAATCCTCAGTTCCGATTGCAGTTCCAGGACATGTGTGCCACCATTGGGGTTGATCCTTTGGCCT CTGGAAAAGGATTTTGGTCTGAAATGTTGGGTGTTGGAGACTTTTATTATGAGCTGGGTGTTCAGATTATTGAAGTGTGTTTGGCACTAAAGCATCGGAATGGAG GTCTGATCACTTTGGAGGAGCTACACCAGCAGGTGTTGAAGGGAAGGGGCAAGTTTGCTCAGGATGTCAGCCA agaTGACCTTATCCGAGCCATCAAGAAACTGAAAGCTCTGGGCACTGGCTTCAGCATCATTCCTGTGGGAGGCACTTACCTGGTCCAGTCAGTCCCTGCTGAACTCAACATGGATCATACTGTGGTACTGCAGCTGGCAGAG AAAAATGGTTACGTGACAGTCAGTGAAATCAAAGCAAGTCTCAAATGGGAGACTGAGAGAGCTCGGCAAGTGCTG GAGCACCTACTGAAAGAAGGATTGGCTTGGCTGGACCTGCAGGCTCCAGGGGAGGCACACTACTGGCTGCCAGCTCTCTTCACAGACCTATACTCCCAGGAGATCACAGCTGAGGAAGCCAGGGAGGCCCTCCCCTGA